A single region of the Halobacterium wangiae genome encodes:
- a CDS encoding enoyl-CoA hydratase/isomerase family protein — MSDVTETAADCEFVRVRENDPEYVTTITIDRPDARNALHGPLREELKAVFAAVDDSEARVVVLTGSDDAGAFVAGADVGELRERNAVEQRQASERPRVYETVEDVRQPVIARLNGHALGGGLELALACDVRIAHERAKLGSPEINLGIIPGGGATQRLPRVVGEGQAMKLVLSGDLVDATEARDIGLVEDVYGDEEFDDAVADLASSMAAHSPVALAYGKDAVKAASRMDLEAGIEYEAELFAQLFSTADKDEGIDAFFEDRDPEWRGR; from the coding sequence GTGAGCGACGTCACCGAGACTGCCGCCGACTGCGAGTTCGTCCGCGTGCGCGAAAACGACCCCGAGTACGTCACGACCATCACAATCGACCGCCCGGACGCGCGGAACGCGCTGCACGGCCCGCTCCGCGAGGAACTGAAGGCGGTGTTCGCGGCTGTCGACGACAGCGAAGCGCGCGTGGTCGTGCTCACCGGCAGCGACGACGCGGGAGCGTTCGTCGCAGGCGCGGACGTGGGTGAACTCCGGGAGCGGAACGCCGTCGAGCAGCGCCAGGCGAGCGAGCGCCCCCGCGTCTACGAGACGGTCGAGGACGTCCGCCAGCCAGTGATCGCGCGGCTGAACGGCCACGCGCTCGGTGGCGGCCTCGAACTGGCGCTCGCCTGCGACGTCCGCATCGCCCACGAGCGCGCGAAACTGGGCAGCCCCGAGATCAACCTCGGCATCATCCCGGGCGGCGGCGCGACCCAGCGCCTCCCGCGCGTCGTCGGCGAGGGGCAGGCGATGAAACTCGTCCTCTCGGGCGACCTGGTGGACGCCACGGAAGCCCGCGACATCGGCCTCGTGGAGGACGTGTACGGCGACGAGGAGTTCGACGACGCCGTGGCCGACCTCGCGTCCTCGATGGCCGCTCACAGTCCAGTCGCCCTGGCGTACGGCAAGGACGCGGTGAAGGCAGCCTCGCGGATGGACCTGGAGGCGGGCATCGAGTACGAGGCGGAACTGTTCGCACAGCTGTTCTCCACGGCCGACAAGGACGAGGGCATCGACGCCTTCTTCGAGGACCGGGACCCCGAGTGGCGTGGTCGATAA
- a CDS encoding MaoC/PaaZ C-terminal domain-containing protein, with translation MAYSYEPHYFEDFEEGETFESVGRTVTEADFTFHSMFTGDWTELHSNAEYAADQEFGERVAHGPMTFVLATGFVYRCGFLERRVIAFLGMNYMDIPAPVAMGDTISLDMEVTKTKELSSRDDAGLVVIDTEMTNSEGETVFSGDMKFLVKRDR, from the coding sequence ATGGCGTACAGCTACGAACCCCACTACTTCGAGGATTTCGAGGAGGGGGAGACGTTCGAGAGCGTCGGCCGCACAGTGACGGAAGCTGACTTCACGTTCCACTCGATGTTCACGGGTGACTGGACGGAACTGCACTCCAACGCGGAGTACGCCGCCGACCAGGAGTTCGGCGAGCGCGTCGCCCACGGCCCGATGACGTTCGTGCTCGCGACCGGATTCGTCTACCGCTGTGGCTTCCTCGAGCGCCGGGTCATCGCGTTCCTCGGGATGAACTACATGGACATCCCGGCCCCGGTGGCGATGGGCGACACCATCTCCCTGGACATGGAAGTCACGAAGACGAAGGAGCTCTCCTCCCGTGACGACGCCGGCCTCGTCGTCATCGACACCGAGATGACCAACAGCGAGGGGGAGACCGTCTTCTCGGGGGACATGAAGTTCCTCGTGAAGCGCGACCGATGA
- a CDS encoding 3-hydroxyacyl-CoA dehydrogenase family protein, whose product MNVAVLGAGTMGHGIAQVAAMAGHDVTLRDVDADIVSEGLDAVESNLEGGVEREKVTPDERDATLDRLSGTTDLEEAVAAADLVVEAVPEDVDLKQTVLSEAEDVAPADAVLASNTSSLPVTELASALQRPAQFVGLHFFNPVHIMTLVEVVVAEQTSEETLSFAREFVEDVDKTVVEVQDSPGFASSRLGVSLGVEAMRMVEEGVASPRDVDASMELGYNHPMGPIELGDVVGLDVRLDILEHLREELGERFRPPQVLKRKVRAGKLGKKTGEGFYVWEDGEIVGTSGDLGATDGEAARDGGGEQE is encoded by the coding sequence ATGAACGTCGCAGTACTCGGCGCGGGCACGATGGGCCACGGCATAGCGCAGGTCGCCGCGATGGCGGGCCACGACGTGACGCTCCGAGACGTGGACGCGGACATCGTATCCGAGGGACTGGACGCCGTCGAGTCGAATCTCGAGGGCGGGGTCGAGCGCGAGAAGGTGACGCCCGACGAGCGCGACGCGACCCTCGACCGGCTCTCGGGGACGACCGACCTCGAGGAAGCCGTGGCGGCCGCCGACCTCGTCGTCGAGGCCGTCCCCGAGGACGTCGATCTGAAGCAGACCGTTCTGAGCGAGGCGGAGGACGTCGCGCCCGCCGACGCCGTACTGGCGTCGAACACGTCGAGTCTCCCGGTGACGGAACTCGCGTCGGCGCTCCAGCGTCCAGCACAGTTCGTCGGCCTCCACTTCTTCAACCCCGTCCACATCATGACGCTCGTCGAGGTGGTGGTCGCCGAACAGACGAGCGAGGAGACGCTGTCGTTCGCCCGGGAGTTCGTCGAAGACGTCGACAAGACGGTGGTCGAGGTGCAGGACTCGCCGGGGTTTGCGTCCTCCCGCCTCGGCGTCTCCCTCGGCGTCGAGGCGATGCGGATGGTCGAGGAGGGCGTCGCCAGCCCCCGGGACGTGGACGCGTCGATGGAACTCGGCTACAACCACCCGATGGGGCCGATCGAACTCGGGGACGTGGTCGGCCTGGACGTGCGCCTGGACATCCTCGAACACCTCCGCGAGGAGCTCGGTGAGCGGTTCCGGCCGCCACAAGTGCTCAAGCGGAAGGTACGCGCGGGCAAACTCGGGAAGAAGACCGGCGAGGGGTTCTACGTCTGGGAGGACGGCGAGATCGTCGGGACGAGCGGCGATCTGGGGGCGACCGACGGAGAAGCCGCGCGCGACGGAGGGGGTGAACAGGAGTGA
- a CDS encoding thiolase C-terminal domain-containing protein: MRDAYVVGAGQTAFGAFPRESYRSLFATAVERALASVDGLDRGDVDEAVVGTLGVGGRQIGLSGPAVTEHAGLSVPTTRVENACAASGYAVRNAVQAVKSGMADVVLAGGYEVMTDLSGDAAKYWLGVSGETEWERLTGTTFAGTYAQMAGAYAEAYDATVDDLSRAAVKNHANAAKNPHAHLGFECSLDDASGAATVADPLTLYHCCPTSDGAAAVLVASEEVAAEFDDTARVAGVGAASDRVGLFERESYTSIPASEDAAATAYEMAGVGPGDVDLAEVHDCFAIAELLAYEDLGFCERGEAPELLREGVTDADGDLPVNVSGGLKAKGHPIGATGAGQIVELWKQLTGRAGDRQVADANLGLAHNVGGSGGAAVVTLLEGGA; the protein is encoded by the coding sequence ATGCGAGACGCCTACGTCGTCGGAGCGGGACAGACCGCCTTCGGGGCCTTCCCCCGGGAGTCCTACCGCTCGCTGTTCGCCACCGCCGTCGAGCGCGCGCTGGCGAGTGTGGACGGACTCGACCGGGGAGACGTCGACGAAGCGGTCGTCGGAACGCTGGGGGTCGGCGGTCGCCAGATCGGACTGTCCGGGCCCGCCGTCACCGAACACGCCGGCCTCTCGGTGCCGACGACGCGCGTGGAGAACGCCTGCGCGGCCAGCGGCTACGCCGTGAGGAACGCCGTGCAGGCCGTCAAGTCCGGCATGGCCGACGTGGTACTGGCGGGCGGCTACGAGGTGATGACGGACCTGAGCGGCGACGCCGCGAAGTACTGGCTCGGTGTGAGCGGCGAGACGGAGTGGGAGCGCCTGACCGGGACGACGTTCGCCGGGACGTACGCCCAAATGGCGGGCGCGTACGCCGAGGCGTACGACGCCACGGTCGACGACCTCTCCCGGGCGGCGGTGAAGAACCACGCGAACGCCGCGAAGAACCCGCACGCGCACCTCGGCTTCGAGTGTTCACTGGACGATGCGAGCGGCGCCGCGACGGTCGCGGACCCGCTCACGCTCTACCACTGCTGTCCGACCAGCGACGGTGCGGCGGCCGTCCTCGTCGCCAGCGAGGAAGTCGCCGCGGAGTTCGACGACACGGCGAGAGTGGCGGGCGTCGGCGCCGCCAGCGACCGCGTCGGCCTCTTCGAGCGGGAGAGCTACACGTCGATTCCCGCGAGCGAGGATGCCGCCGCCACCGCCTACGAGATGGCCGGCGTGGGACCGGGAGACGTCGACCTGGCGGAGGTCCACGACTGCTTCGCTATCGCGGAACTGCTCGCCTACGAGGACCTCGGCTTCTGCGAGCGCGGCGAGGCCCCGGAACTCCTCCGCGAGGGCGTCACCGACGCCGACGGCGACCTCCCCGTGAACGTCTCGGGCGGCCTGAAGGCGAAGGGTCACCCCATCGGCGCGACGGGCGCGGGCCAGATAGTCGAACTGTGGAAACAGCTCACCGGGAGGGCGGGCGACCGACAGGTCGCGGACGCGAATCTCGGACTCGCGCACAACGTCGGGGGGAGCGGCGGTGCGGCTGTCGTCACGCTCCTGGAGGGTGGAGCATGA
- a CDS encoding helix-turn-helix transcriptional regulator, with product MERGAAWVAGLLVLATVLSPAAVATTPDGALGMPQEFDPDSVSLSASVQDDGDAEWTFTYRTRLTNDNETAAFESLQDDIRTNTSDYVGQFESRITATVDAAENSTGRQMSVENVTVSTRVNSLNEESLGVVTYQFEWHGFAATEENAIAAGDALEGFYLDNETSLTMSWPDGYETAEIDPEGTAPQEDAVQWQGPLEFGDGQPSVVVVPSATATTETTNATTTTDGGEDDESGGGLLVPALGGAVAVLLLGGAGWLYWRRETADRDGAGPAPSDAEEGGTGAATPGGDAGPDQPPSELLSNEERVQQFLESQGGRAKQQAVVEALGWTEAKTSQVVKQMREDDELESFRIGRENVLKLPEADAPGEGGDQ from the coding sequence ATGGAACGGGGAGCGGCCTGGGTCGCCGGATTGCTCGTCCTCGCGACGGTGCTGTCGCCAGCGGCCGTCGCGACGACGCCAGACGGCGCGCTCGGGATGCCACAGGAGTTCGACCCGGACTCCGTCTCGCTGTCCGCGTCGGTACAGGACGACGGTGACGCCGAGTGGACGTTCACCTACCGGACGCGTCTGACCAACGACAACGAGACGGCCGCCTTCGAGTCGCTGCAGGACGACATCCGAACGAACACCTCCGACTACGTCGGGCAGTTCGAGAGCCGTATCACCGCGACGGTGGACGCGGCGGAGAACAGCACGGGCAGGCAGATGTCCGTCGAGAACGTCACCGTCTCGACGCGCGTGAACAGCCTCAACGAGGAGTCGCTGGGCGTCGTCACCTACCAGTTCGAGTGGCACGGATTCGCGGCCACCGAGGAGAACGCCATCGCCGCCGGCGACGCCCTCGAGGGGTTCTACCTCGACAACGAGACGTCGCTGACGATGTCGTGGCCGGATGGCTACGAGACGGCGGAGATCGACCCCGAGGGGACGGCCCCACAGGAGGACGCCGTTCAGTGGCAGGGGCCACTGGAGTTCGGTGACGGTCAGCCGAGCGTCGTCGTGGTGCCGAGCGCCACCGCGACGACGGAGACGACGAACGCGACGACGACTACCGACGGCGGCGAGGACGACGAGAGCGGCGGTGGGCTGCTCGTCCCCGCGCTCGGGGGCGCCGTCGCCGTCCTCCTGCTCGGCGGTGCCGGCTGGCTCTACTGGCGCCGCGAGACGGCGGACCGCGACGGCGCCGGGCCGGCGCCCTCGGACGCCGAGGAGGGCGGGACTGGGGCTGCGACACCCGGTGGCGACGCGGGACCCGACCAGCCGCCGTCGGAGCTACTGAGCAACGAGGAGCGCGTCCAGCAGTTCCTCGAGTCCCAGGGTGGTCGCGCCAAACAGCAGGCCGTCGTCGAGGCGCTCGGCTGGACGGAGGCCAAGACCAGTCAGGTGGTCAAGCAGATGCGCGAGGACGACGAACTCGAGTCGTTCCGCATCGGCCGCGAGAACGTCCTGAAGCTCCCGGAGGCCGACGCTCCGGGCGAAGGCGGCGACCAGTGA
- a CDS encoding zinc ribbon domain-containing protein, with protein MTSDESAVAGIGAYAPRFRLSAAAVEDALGRFRARGVDTVAVPDADEDALTMAAEAGVRALAAADYDPEDVDALFLASTTLPYDEEAGTGRLASLLGVPETSRTSQFGGSTAAGGEAFGAALDSAGVTLVVAADCPRGAPDESFGHAAGAGAGAFVCAPDGPGTVTDCGSYTAAYPGTRFRERGSDETTGLGVTAYDREAYRETVAGAVEELGGANDPDAAALQAPDGDLPYRAAGALGLDSETVAAGTVAADVGDAGAASALLGFAEAVAGESEETLLVAYGSGGAAHAFRVESGGIPVRSVVAGDRDLDFAGAQRLRGAFDSGIPEGGGAYVSVPSYRRTLPQRHRLVVGRCRSCGALSFPPEGACTACGANEGYDDAQLSERGTVEAVTTISQGGAPPEFVPQQARAGEYASAIVAFDGDDGGSVSVPVQVVLDGDDAPQIGDEVVAVPRLLYEQEGVRRYGAKVTLATGERR; from the coding sequence ATGACGAGCGACGAATCCGCCGTCGCCGGCATCGGCGCGTACGCGCCCCGATTCAGGCTGTCGGCTGCGGCGGTGGAGGACGCACTCGGGCGGTTCCGCGCCCGCGGCGTCGACACCGTCGCCGTGCCCGACGCCGACGAGGACGCGCTCACGATGGCCGCGGAGGCCGGCGTGCGCGCGCTCGCAGCGGCGGACTACGACCCTGAAGACGTGGACGCGCTGTTCCTCGCGTCCACGACGCTCCCGTACGACGAGGAGGCCGGGACGGGCAGACTCGCCAGCCTCCTCGGCGTGCCGGAGACGTCGCGAACGAGCCAGTTCGGCGGCAGCACGGCCGCCGGCGGCGAGGCGTTCGGGGCGGCGCTCGACAGTGCCGGCGTGACGCTGGTCGTCGCCGCGGACTGCCCGCGCGGCGCCCCGGACGAGTCGTTCGGCCACGCCGCCGGTGCGGGCGCCGGCGCGTTCGTCTGCGCACCGGACGGCCCTGGAACGGTCACGGACTGTGGGTCGTACACCGCCGCGTACCCGGGCACCCGGTTCCGGGAGCGCGGCAGCGACGAGACGACGGGGCTCGGCGTGACCGCCTACGACCGGGAGGCCTACCGCGAGACCGTCGCGGGCGCGGTCGAGGAACTCGGTGGGGCGAACGACCCGGACGCCGCCGCGCTGCAGGCGCCGGACGGCGACCTCCCCTACCGCGCTGCCGGTGCGCTCGGCCTCGACAGCGAGACGGTCGCCGCGGGCACCGTCGCCGCGGACGTCGGCGACGCCGGGGCCGCGAGCGCGCTGCTCGGCTTCGCGGAAGCCGTCGCCGGGGAGAGCGAGGAGACGCTGCTCGTGGCGTACGGAAGCGGCGGTGCGGCCCACGCGTTCCGCGTCGAGAGCGGTGGAATCCCGGTTCGGTCGGTAGTCGCGGGCGACCGCGACCTCGACTTCGCGGGGGCGCAGCGACTGCGCGGCGCGTTCGACTCGGGCATCCCGGAGGGCGGTGGAGCGTACGTCAGCGTGCCGTCCTACCGCCGCACACTGCCCCAGCGCCACCGCCTCGTCGTGGGGCGCTGCCGGTCGTGTGGGGCGCTCAGCTTCCCCCCGGAGGGAGCGTGTACGGCGTGTGGAGCGAACGAGGGCTACGACGACGCCCAGCTCTCGGAGCGGGGCACGGTCGAGGCGGTCACGACGATCTCCCAGGGCGGCGCACCTCCGGAGTTCGTCCCGCAGCAGGCCCGCGCCGGGGAGTACGCGAGCGCAATCGTTGCGTTCGACGGGGACGACGGTGGGTCGGTGAGCGTCCCGGTGCAGGTCGTCCTCGACGGCGACGACGCGCCCCAGATCGGCGACGAAGTGGTGGCTGTCCCTCGTCTGCTGTACGAGCAGGAGGGCGTCCGCCGGTACGGCGCGAAGGTCACCCTCGCAACCGGAGAACGGCGGTAG
- a CDS encoding 5'-deoxyadenosine deaminase gives MTLLCADTVVCDAETVVEDGAVVVDGDRIAAVGDREDLREQYPDHERVESDLLAPGLVGGHVHSVQSLGRGIADDEELLDWLFDHVLPMEASMGPEEMRAAADLAYLELVESGTTTAVDHLSVSHAEQAFEAAGDSGVRALMGKVLMDRDSPEGLLEDTEEALAETEELIREFDGAHDGRIRYAVTPRFAVSCTEACLRGCRELADEYGVRIHTHASENRGEIEAVKENTGKRNVHWLDEVGLTGEDVVLAHCVWTDESEREMLAETGTHVTHCPSSNMKLASGVAPVTDYLDRGINVALGNDGPPCNNTLDAFTEMRQASLLGKVSDLDPTTLPARTVFEMATRNGAMAAGFDDVGKLREGWRADVVGLATDNARSTPIHDPYSHLVFAAHGDDVSLTMVDGEVLYRDGEHVRMDDAAVRERAREFADGY, from the coding sequence ATGACGCTACTGTGCGCCGACACCGTCGTCTGTGACGCCGAGACCGTCGTCGAAGACGGCGCGGTCGTGGTCGACGGCGACCGCATCGCGGCTGTCGGGGACCGCGAGGACCTCCGAGAGCAGTACCCGGACCACGAGCGCGTGGAGTCCGACCTGCTGGCGCCGGGACTTGTCGGCGGCCACGTCCACTCCGTGCAGAGCCTCGGACGCGGCATCGCCGACGACGAGGAACTGCTGGACTGGCTGTTCGACCACGTCCTGCCGATGGAGGCGTCGATGGGTCCCGAGGAGATGCGCGCCGCCGCGGACCTCGCGTACCTCGAACTCGTCGAGTCCGGCACGACGACGGCCGTCGACCACCTCTCGGTCTCCCACGCCGAGCAGGCGTTCGAGGCCGCCGGGGACAGCGGCGTGCGCGCGCTCATGGGGAAGGTCCTGATGGACAGGGACTCCCCAGAGGGCCTCCTGGAGGACACCGAGGAGGCACTCGCTGAGACCGAGGAACTCATCCGGGAGTTCGACGGCGCGCACGACGGCCGCATCCGGTACGCCGTGACGCCGCGATTCGCGGTCTCCTGTACGGAGGCGTGCCTGCGGGGCTGCCGCGAGTTGGCCGACGAGTACGGCGTCCGCATCCACACGCACGCCAGCGAGAACCGGGGCGAGATCGAGGCCGTCAAGGAGAACACCGGCAAGCGCAACGTCCACTGGCTGGACGAGGTCGGACTGACGGGCGAGGACGTGGTGCTGGCTCACTGCGTCTGGACCGACGAGAGCGAGCGCGAGATGCTCGCCGAGACGGGAACACACGTCACGCACTGCCCGTCGTCGAACATGAAACTCGCCTCCGGCGTCGCGCCCGTCACGGACTACCTCGACCGCGGCATCAACGTCGCGCTCGGCAACGACGGGCCGCCCTGCAACAACACGCTGGACGCGTTCACGGAGATGCGCCAGGCCAGCCTGCTCGGGAAGGTGTCGGACCTCGACCCGACGACCCTGCCCGCGCGCACCGTCTTCGAGATGGCGACCCGGAACGGGGCGATGGCTGCTGGCTTCGACGACGTCGGCAAACTCCGCGAGGGGTGGAGAGCCGATGTCGTCGGCCTGGCGACGGACAACGCCCGCTCGACGCCGATACACGACCCGTACTCCCACCTCGTCTTCGCGGCACACGGCGACGACGTGTCGCTGACGATGGTGGACGGTGAGGTACTCTACCGGGACGGCGAACACGTCCGGATGGACGACGCGGCCGTCCGGGAGCGCGCCAGGGAGTTCGCCGACGGCTACTGA
- a CDS encoding FAD-binding oxidoreductase, producing MTSDGSLQGLRQRFAGDLVSPDDDDYPDARRVWNGAINRYPRVVARCTGPADVAHAVSFAADADLPVAVRGGGHGVSGGAVVDDGVVIDLGWMDDVRVDPDEQVARVSAGARWGDVDRETQAHGLATPGGVVSDTGVAGLTLGGGFGHLRRTFGLSCDNVRSMDVVTAEGDLVVASADRNPDLFWALRGGGGNFGVVTSFEFDLHPVGPEVATCFVWYDGDEATEVLHAFREWADDAPREANALPFYAYVPAVELFPEDAWDDPAVAVLGAWAGDPDEGVDELRDLRTLADPLADFSDVLPYREFQRLLDEDYPEGRLYYWKSVALAELTDDVVDLLVERGAAAPSTLSTVDLWHLGGAIREGDGAFPKRDAAYLFNVEANWDDPRQTEANVQWVRDTVDAVRELDAAEGMYVNFAGFGEDAARVAYGESYDRLREVNERYDPEGVFSGHTPIHSRD from the coding sequence ATGACCTCCGACGGCAGTCTCCAGGGCCTGCGTCAACGGTTCGCGGGCGACCTCGTCTCGCCGGACGACGACGACTACCCGGACGCACGACGCGTGTGGAACGGCGCGATCAACCGCTACCCGCGCGTCGTCGCCCGGTGTACCGGCCCCGCGGATGTCGCACACGCCGTCTCGTTCGCCGCCGACGCCGACCTCCCGGTCGCGGTCCGCGGTGGCGGGCACGGTGTCTCGGGCGGCGCCGTCGTCGACGACGGCGTCGTCATCGACCTCGGCTGGATGGACGACGTGCGCGTGGACCCCGACGAGCAGGTCGCCCGCGTCAGTGCCGGGGCGCGGTGGGGTGACGTCGACAGAGAGACCCAGGCGCACGGCCTCGCGACACCGGGCGGGGTGGTCTCCGATACGGGTGTCGCGGGACTCACGCTCGGCGGCGGATTCGGCCACCTCCGGCGGACGTTCGGCCTCTCCTGTGACAACGTCCGTTCGATGGACGTCGTCACCGCGGAGGGGGACCTCGTGGTCGCGAGCGCCGACCGCAACCCGGACCTCTTCTGGGCGCTCCGCGGTGGTGGCGGGAACTTCGGTGTCGTGACGTCCTTCGAGTTCGACCTCCACCCTGTCGGCCCCGAGGTCGCGACGTGTTTCGTCTGGTACGACGGCGACGAGGCCACCGAGGTGCTGCACGCGTTCCGCGAGTGGGCCGACGACGCACCCCGGGAGGCGAACGCCCTCCCGTTCTACGCGTACGTCCCGGCTGTAGAGCTCTTCCCGGAGGACGCCTGGGACGACCCCGCAGTCGCCGTCCTCGGCGCCTGGGCGGGCGACCCGGACGAGGGTGTCGACGAACTGCGAGACCTCCGGACGCTCGCCGACCCGCTCGCCGACTTCAGCGACGTGCTGCCCTACCGGGAGTTCCAGCGACTCCTCGACGAGGACTACCCGGAGGGCCGCCTCTACTACTGGAAGTCGGTTGCACTCGCGGAACTCACGGACGACGTCGTCGACCTGCTCGTCGAGCGCGGGGCGGCCGCCCCGTCGACGCTCTCAACGGTCGACCTCTGGCACCTCGGCGGCGCCATCCGGGAGGGCGACGGCGCGTTCCCGAAGCGGGACGCGGCCTACCTGTTCAACGTGGAGGCGAACTGGGACGACCCCCGGCAGACCGAGGCGAACGTCCAGTGGGTGCGGGACACCGTCGACGCGGTCCGCGAACTCGACGCCGCCGAGGGGATGTACGTCAACTTCGCGGGGTTCGGCGAGGACGCGGCGCGAGTCGCCTACGGCGAGAGCTACGACCGCCTCCGTGAGGTGAACGAGCGCTACGACCCGGAGGGCGTCTTCAGCGGCCACACACCCATCCACTCCCGGGACTGA
- a CDS encoding amidohydrolase family protein yields the protein MSALDDLLAETRAVDTHAHQPTPEFLEDAGGQMMEDAASKFGSEMETWDYEEMVSEYHDVGVAHAVLLGWDAETNTGNPPVPNDYVAEVRDEHPEFFVGFASVDPLKDDCVEEAIRAVEDLDLSGFKFQQIAQGFDPSDPEHDALWSTIEDLGVPCVFHGGNSTLGAGAPGGRGLKVKHGNPMLLDDVAAEHPELQILIAHPAFPWEKEQLAICQQKGNVYMDLSGWLPKYIDEQVLHYAGTILQDKVMFGTDYPMIRPGEWLDSLGEHTDYSEDVYRKLLWENAEDFLDL from the coding sequence ATGAGCGCCCTCGACGACCTCCTCGCGGAGACGCGCGCGGTCGATACCCACGCCCACCAGCCGACCCCGGAGTTCCTGGAGGACGCGGGCGGCCAGATGATGGAGGACGCCGCGAGCAAGTTCGGCTCCGAGATGGAGACGTGGGACTACGAGGAGATGGTCTCCGAGTACCACGACGTCGGCGTCGCGCACGCAGTCTTGCTCGGGTGGGACGCCGAGACGAACACCGGCAACCCGCCCGTCCCCAACGACTACGTCGCCGAGGTCCGGGACGAACACCCCGAGTTCTTCGTCGGGTTCGCGAGCGTCGACCCGCTGAAGGACGACTGCGTCGAGGAGGCCATCCGCGCCGTCGAGGACCTCGACCTCTCCGGGTTCAAGTTCCAGCAGATCGCCCAGGGGTTCGACCCGAGCGACCCCGAACACGACGCCCTCTGGAGCACTATCGAGGACCTCGGCGTCCCCTGCGTGTTCCACGGCGGGAACTCCACGCTCGGCGCGGGCGCCCCGGGTGGCCGCGGGCTGAAGGTCAAGCACGGCAACCCGATGCTGCTCGACGACGTGGCAGCCGAACACCCCGAGTTACAGATCCTCATCGCGCACCCCGCGTTCCCGTGGGAGAAAGAGCAACTCGCCATCTGCCAGCAGAAGGGCAACGTCTACATGGACCTCTCCGGCTGGCTCCCGAAGTACATCGACGAGCAGGTGTTGCACTACGCCGGCACCATCCTCCAGGACAAGGTGATGTTCGGCACGGACTACCCGATGATCCGACCCGGGGAGTGGCTCGACTCGCTGGGCGAGCACACCGACTACTCCGAGGACGTCTACCGGAAACTGCTCTGGGAGAACGCCGAGGACTTC
- a CDS encoding MFS transporter, translating to MSVPDRSSEHVPWDAPVVRAVLLATAVAPLGVPLVSPALPAFRDQFLLSDAQASLLVSTYFLAGIVLSPFLGAFADRYGRRRLLVSSLVVFSLAGASIAAAPPFWAVIAVRVVQGTAAAGLFVSTVTLVGDTFEGVQRNAVLGVNTAVLSAAAALYPVVGGLLVGFSWNAPFLAYLLALPVAAVAWRVLPAEVSFDQRPGYLVAMARVATSSGSLGFYGATFVTEFLLFGAVFTALPFLLVDQFALSAVAVGLVITAAEVVSTVAAALNGRFARRASNATIVRAGIGVYAVGLLVVPFTTSPLGVAAGASIAGGGVGLVLPSVDAGLTDRVPADLRAGALSLRNSVTFLGRASGPIAFAAFAGAVGYDALFTTAGFVAFAVVALATAVLRLRG from the coding sequence ATGTCGGTACCCGACCGGTCGAGTGAGCACGTCCCGTGGGACGCTCCCGTCGTCCGCGCGGTCCTGCTCGCCACCGCGGTCGCGCCGCTTGGCGTGCCGCTCGTCAGCCCCGCGCTCCCCGCGTTCCGCGACCAGTTCCTGCTCTCGGACGCGCAGGCCAGTCTCCTCGTCTCCACGTACTTCCTGGCGGGCATCGTTCTCTCGCCGTTCCTCGGCGCCTTCGCCGACCGTTACGGCCGCCGCCGACTGCTCGTCTCCTCGCTCGTCGTCTTCTCGCTCGCCGGCGCGAGTATCGCCGCCGCGCCACCGTTCTGGGCCGTCATCGCTGTGCGCGTCGTTCAGGGGACGGCCGCGGCGGGCCTGTTCGTCTCCACGGTCACGCTCGTCGGCGACACGTTCGAGGGCGTCCAGCGGAACGCCGTCCTCGGCGTGAACACGGCCGTCCTCTCCGCGGCCGCAGCCCTCTACCCGGTCGTCGGCGGCCTGCTCGTCGGGTTCTCCTGGAACGCGCCGTTCCTCGCGTACCTGCTTGCGCTGCCCGTCGCCGCCGTCGCGTGGCGCGTGCTCCCCGCGGAGGTGAGCTTCGACCAGCGCCCCGGCTACCTCGTCGCGATGGCGCGCGTGGCGACCTCGTCCGGGTCGCTCGGCTTCTACGGCGCCACCTTCGTCACCGAGTTCCTCCTGTTCGGCGCCGTCTTCACCGCGCTCCCGTTCCTGCTCGTCGACCAGTTCGCGCTCTCGGCGGTCGCCGTCGGCCTCGTCATCACCGCCGCGGAGGTCGTCTCCACCGTCGCCGCCGCGCTCAACGGTCGCTTCGCTCGCCGAGCCAGCAACGCCACGATCGTACGTGCGGGTATCGGCGTGTACGCCGTCGGACTGCTCGTCGTCCCGTTCACCACCTCACCGCTCGGGGTCGCTGCGGGCGCGAGCATCGCCGGTGGTGGTGTCGGCCTCGTGCTCCCGTCCGTGGACGCCGGTCTCACCGACCGGGTCCCCGCGGACCTCCGCGCGGGCGCGCTCAGCCTCCGCAACAGCGTCACGTTCCTCGGGCGCGCTAGCGGCCCGATCGCGTTCGCCGCGTTCGCCGGGGCGGTCGGCTACGACGCCCTCTTCACCACGGCCGGGTTCGTCGCGTTCGCGGTCGTCGCACTCGCTACCGCCGTTCTCCGGTTGCGAGGGTGA